The following are encoded together in the Tripterygium wilfordii isolate XIE 37 chromosome 3, ASM1340144v1, whole genome shotgun sequence genome:
- the LOC119992803 gene encoding cytochrome P450 98A2: MAIGLILLSILLPIIAYSLYQRLRYRLPPGPTPKPVVGNLYDIKPVRFRCFAEWAQSYGPAISVWFGSTLNVIVSNSDLAKEVLKEKDQQLADRHRSRSAAKFSRDGQDLIWADYGPHYVKVRKVCTLELFTPKRLEGLRPIREDEVTAMVESIFKDCSNPENNGKSLLVKKYLGAVAFNNITRLAFGKRFVNAEGVVDEQGHEFKAIVSNGLKLGASLAMAEHIPWLRWMFPLEEEAFAKHGERRDRLTRAIMDEHTQARKLGGAKQHFVDALLTLQEKYDLSEDTIIGLLWDMITAGMDTTAISVEWAMAELIKNPRVQQKAQEEIDRVIGFDRVMTEPDFASLPYLQCVAKEALRLHPPTPLMLPHRANSNVKVGGYDIPKGSNVHVNVWAVARDPAVWKNPEEFRPERFLEEDVDMKGHDFRLLPFGAGRRVCPGAQLGINLVTSMLGHLLHHFCWAPPEGVKPEEIDMSENPGLVTYMRTPVQAVATPRLPSHLYKRVPADM; this comes from the exons ATGGCCATCGGTCTAATCCTTCTCTCAATTCTCCTCCCGATCATAGCATACAGCCTCTATCAACGTCTACGTTACAGGCTCCCGCCAGGCCCAACGCCCAAGCCGGTGGTCGGAAACCTTTACGACATTAAGCCTGTCCGGTTCCGTTGCTTCGCCGAATGGGCTCAATCCTACGGCCCTGCGATTTCGGTTTGGTTTGGTTCGACGTTAAACGTCATCGTTTCTAATTCGGATTTGGCTAAAGAAGTGCTGAAAGAGAAGGATCAACAGTTGGCTGATAGACATAGGAGTAGGTCTGCAGCCAAGTTTAGTAGAGATGGTCAGGACTTGATTTGGGCAGATTATGGACCTCACTATGTTAAGGTTAGGAAGGTTTGTACTCTTGAGCTCTTTACTCCTAAGAGGCTTGAGGGTTTGCGGCCTATTAGGGAAGACGAGGTTACTGCTATGGTTGAGTCTATTTTCAAGGACTGCTCCAATCCTG AAAACAATGGGAAGAGTCTGCTGGTGAAGAAGTACTTAGGTGCAGTGGCATTCAACAACATTACAAGACTAGCATTTGGAAAGCGATTTGTGAATGCTGAGGGTGTAGTGGACGAACAAGGACATGAATTCAAGGCAATTGTATCGAATGGACTTAAGCTTGGTGCATCACTTGCAATGGCAGAGCACATTCCATGGTTACGCTGGATGTTCCCCCTAGAAGAAGAGGCATTCGCCAAGCATGGAGAACGCAGAGACAGGCTCACTCGAGCCATCATGGACGAGCACACCCAAGCTCGCAAGCTCGGCGGTGCCAAGCAACATTTTGTCGATGCGCTCCTCACATTGCAGGAAAAGTATGATCTTAGCGAGGACACCATTATTGGACTTCTTTGG GACATGATCACTGCAGGGATGGACACAACAGCGATATCTGTAGAGTGGGCAATGGCGGAACTAATCAAGAACCCAAGAGTTCAACAGAAAGCTCAAGAGGAGATTGACAGAGTCATTGGATTTGATCGGGTCATGACAGAGCCAGACTTTGCAAGCCTGCCTTACCTTCAATGTGTAGCCAAAGAAGCACTTAGATTGCATCCACCAACCCCTCTAATGCTCCCTCACAGAGCCAATTCCAATGTCAAAGTTGGGGGCTATGACATTCCCAAGGGATCAAATGTTCACGTCAATGTCTGGGCTGTTGCTCGTGACCCGGCTGTATGGAAGAACCCAGAGGAGTTCCGGCCAGAGAGGTTCCTGGAAGAGGACGTGGACATGAAGGGGCACGATTTCCGGCTGCTCCCATTTGGGGCTGGGCGGCGGGTGTGCCCAGGTGCACAACTTGGCATCAATTTGGTGACATCTATGTTGGGTCACTTGTTGCACCATTTTTGTTGGGCGCCACCTGAGGGGGTCAAGCCGGAGGAGATTGATATGTCTGAGAATCCAGGTTTGGTGACTTACATGCGGACGCCGGTGCAGGCCGTGGCCACTCCTAGGTTGCCTTCACATTTGTACAAACGTGTGCCTGCTGATATGTAA
- the LOC119995122 gene encoding glutathione S-transferase T3-like, which produces MDPNSPSHHHHASMSNDVDDVSQQPRVNPIQWPTDLTFSPSQMNAAQAAAFASFFQQQFSAQQHPSVNLMQANATGQFQGPSDSRMPSSQTGSRSTQGPNRKSPNWKVNEDVTLCQAWVRISEDPIIGNGQAHDAFWFSIWTEFKLRTPGTERVQRACENRWAIIQADVSKWRAIVKRVQRVRASGTNPNDEWGAALMVFKKDHGRDFKLIHCWEILRTCSKWHISTDEKEARDVGRGGKGGNNRSRFSNSSHGLPVHNVSASSSLGLDDYPNSYSPTIDPTRDPTPTSESPVHMVGNNDMVHISREPAITRPLGRKAAKEKRRRSIGTGSQASSAASEKLSATVNAWRESSESRLDSLKQISEEQAFHATKMAKLDALEKALKITTQFADAEKGLLSIDSDLNRDEIISRQLARVKDLDDLDKEFKRIRALEYSPKSATRLREGMEGTNLDPVNLYNRFNASDPPDVEWIYLNGILNTVKYELAFDNSRNV; this is translated from the exons ATGGATCCCAATTCTCCCTCACACCACCATCATGCATCGATGAgcaatgatgttgatgatgtcaGTCAGCAACCAAGGGTCAATCCAATACAATGGCCCACTGATTTGACATTCTCCCCGTCACAAATGAATGCCGCACAAGCAGCTGCCTTTGCATCATTCTTTCAGCAGCAATTTAGTGCTCAACAACATCCATCGGTCAACCTAATGCAAGCAAATGCAACGGGACAGTTTCAAGGACCTTCTGATTCTCGAATGCCCTCCTCACAAACCGGATCCCGATCAACACAGGGGCCCAATCGAAAATCTCCTAATTGGAAGGTGAATGAGGATGTCACACTCTGTCAAGCATGGGTCAGAATTTCAGAAGACCCGATTATTGGAAATGGACAAGCTCATGATGCGTTCTGGTTTAGCATATGGACTGAATTCAAATTGCGGACGCCAGGGACAGAACGTGTTCAAAGAGCGTGCGAGAATAGATGGGCTATCATTCAAGCAGATGTTTCAAAGTGGAGGGCCATCGTGAAGAGGGTTCAAAGAGTTAGGGCAAGTGGGACTAATCCAAATGACGAG TGGGGAGCTGCCTTAATGGTCTTCAAAAAAGACCATGGAAGAGATTTCAAACTCATACATTGTTGGGAGATACTTCGCACATGCTCAAAATGGCATATTTCTACCGATGAGAAAGAGGCAAGGGATGTTGGCCGGGGCGGCAAAGGTGGCAATAATCGATCAAGGTTTTCGAACAGTTCTCATGGATTGCCAGTTCACAATGTCTCTGCATCATCCTCACTGGGGCTCGATGATTATCCCAATTCTTACAGCCCTACCATTGATCCTACCCGTGATCCCACACCAACATCTGAATCACCTGTTCACATGGTCGGAAACAATGATATGGTGCACATCAGTCGTGAGCCAGCCATCACTAGACCATTAGGGCGAAAAGCAGCAAAGGAGAAACGTCGTCGCAGCATAGGAACTGGATCTCAAGCGTCATCCGCTgcaagtgaaaagctctcaGCCACTGTGAATGCTTGGAGAGAATCATCAGAGAGTAGATTAGATTCACTTAAGCAAATTAGTGAGGAGCAAGCATTCCATGCGACAAAGATGGCTAAGTTGGATGCTCTAGAGAAAGCTCTCAAGATCACCACGCAGTTTGCGGATGCTGAGAAGGGGTTGTTGTCCATAGATTCAGATCTGAACAGAGATGAAATAATATCTAGGCAGCTGGCAAGGGTGAAAGATCTTGACGATTTAGACAAAGAGTTCAAAA GGATTCGAGCATTAGAGTACTCGCCGAAAAGTGCTACAAGATTGCGTGAAGGAATGGAAGGGACGAATTTGGATCCAGTAAATCTTTACAACCGATTCAATGCATCAGATCCACCAG ATGTCGAATGGATTTATTTGAATGGAATACTTAATACTGTGAAGTATGAACTTGCATTTGATAATTCTAGGAATGTATAA
- the LOC119995620 gene encoding uncharacterized protein LOC119995620, with translation MSIYPVPEVYFLSETIPVDNRNHVIYDVNFYSDTISTLVTDSPAMVIRWLSETNPDQAKIFVGLDIEWRPSFSRNFYNPVATLQLCVSHRLGRTLDLRTEAADRLGVPELRNAGLRQLAGEVLGKDLYKPKRITLSRWDNQELTPEQVRYACLDAFLSWQIGYNIIPGWEWACPFRMLRGVGLGGVGKCLYQRSRTSQTVKG, from the exons ATGTCGATCTACCCGGTCCCCGAAGTTTACTTCCTCTCAGAGACCATCCCCGTCGACAACAGGAATCACGTTATCTACGATGTTAACTTCTACTCAGACACCATCAGCACACTCGTGACGGACTCCCCAGCCATGGTCATCCGCTGGCTATCCGAGACCAACCCTGACCAGGCGAAAATCTTCGTGGGCCTGGACATTGAGTGGCGACCGTCCTTCAGTCGCAACTTCTACAACCCCGTGGCCACTCTCCAGCTCTGCGTCTCCCACCGCT TGGGCCGTACACTTGATTTGAGGACGGAGGCAGCGGACCGTTTGGGAGTGCCGGAGCTGAGGAACGCAGGGTTGAGGCAGTTGGCTGGAGAGGTGCTGGGGAAGGATTTGTATAAGCCGAAGCGGATCACGTTGAGCCGGTGGGACAACCAGGAGCTAACTCCAGAGCAAGTGAGGTATGCATGTCTTGATGCGTTTCTGTCGTGGCAGATCGGGTATAATATTATTCCTGGTTGGGAATG GGCTTGCCCGTTTAGGATGTTGAgaggtgttgggttgggaggtgttgggaaGTGTTTGTACCAACGATCCCGAACGTCTCAAACAGTCAAGGGTTAG
- the LOC119995464 gene encoding 70 kDa peptidyl-prolyl isomerase-like has translation MEQVRNPKSCLETEIENFGFSEKEIGSQGLRKQILRKGISWKTPFPGDEVEVHFSGCIDGGEHLASSRDKGSPFRFKLGQCEVIKGWDEGIVTMRQGERAIFTIPPNLAYGEAGSPPLVPPNSTLIYDIEMLSWSTVKDITGDGGVLKKITMEGEGWATPRDADEVLVKCEARLEDGKIAYKSDSLEFQIGDDFFLGADHVCPAISKAVKTMRKGERAELAVKSSYGFHQYGNGSVPPASNLIVQLELVSWRSVIDITGDKKVLKKIIKPGEGFDRPNEGSLVKVIYIGKLEDGTIVERKGSVEEAFEFITLEEQINEGLERAITTMKKGEQALVTLCAGYLSGQYESSMVSFNSMVHYEVELIDFTKEKPFWKMDSEEKIEACERKKNDGNLLFKSGKFPRASKKYEKAAKYIEFDHSFTEDEKHRANGLRLSCHLNNAACKLKMGDYIEALRLCSKVLQSDPSNVKALFRRCQAYLRINEYEKGEADIRRALNIDPNNRDVKLEYKQLKQKQRESEKHEAEFFTTMLSRLA, from the exons ATGGAACAAGTCCGTAACCCCAAATCCTGTTTGGAAACTGAAATTGAGAATTTCGGATTCTCTGAGAAGGAAATCGGATCCCAAGGCCTGAGAAAACAGATTCTAAGGAAAGGAATTTCATGGAAAACTCCATTTCCAGGCGACGAAGTAGAAG TTCATTTCAGTGGTTGCATCGATGGCGGGGAACATCTTGCTTCAAGCCGCGATAAAGGAAGTCCGTTCAGGTTCAAATTAGGCCAAT GTGAAGTTATTAAAGGGTGGGATGAAGGGATTGTCACAATGAGACAAGGAGAGAGAGCAATTTTCACAATACCACCAAACTTGGCTTATGGAGAGGCTGGTTCTCCACCACTGGTTCCACCAAATTCAACTCTTATTTATGACATTGAAATGCTTTCATGGAGCACTGTCAAGGATATAACTGGCGATGGAGGAGTATTGAAGAAGATAACAATGGAGGGTGAAGGATGGGCTACTCCTAGAGATGCTGATGAAGTTTTAG TTAAGTGCGAGGCACGGCTTGAGGATGGAAAGATTGCATATAAATCTGATAGTTTGGAGTTTCAAATAGGTGATG ACTTTTTTCTGGGAGCGGATCACGTATGTCCTGCAATAAGTAAAGCAGTGAAGACTATGAGAAAGGGTGAAAGAGCAGAGCTAGCAGTGAAGTCCTCTT ATGGCTTTCATCAATATGGCAATGGCAGTGTTCCTCCTGCATCAAATTTGATCGTCCAACTCGAGTTGGTATCATGGAGAAGTGTCATTGATATTACAGGAGACAAGAAGGTCCTTAAGAAGATCATAAAACCCGGTGAAGGGTTTGACCGCCCTAATGAAGGATCACTAGTGAAAG TCATCTACATTGGAAAACTTGAAGATGGAACCATCGTTGAGAGGAAGGGATCAGTGGAGGAAGCTTTTGAGTTCATAACTCTGGAAG AACAAATAAATGAGGGTTTGGAAAGAGCTATCACAACTATGAAGAAAGGAGAACAAGCTCTGGTAACCTTATGTGCAGGATATTTGAGTGGTCAATATGAGTCAAGTATGGTCTCTTTCAATTCAATGGTCCATTACGAAGTCGAGTTGATTGACTTCACAAAG GAAAAACCGTTCTGGAAGATGGATTCGGAGGAGAAAATTGAAGCTTGTGAGAGGAAGAAAAATGATGGGAACTTGCTTTTCAAATCAGGAAAATTTCCGCGTGCTTCCAAGAAATATGAAAAG GCAGCAAAATACATTGAGTTTGATCACTCTTTCACTGAGGATGAGAAGCACAGAGCAAATGGTTTACGTTTATCATGTCATTTGAACAATGCAGCTTGCAAACTTAAAATGGGGGACTACATTGAAGCATTAAGACTATGTTCAAAG GTTTTACAATCGGATCCATCAAATGTCAAAGCTCTATTCAGACGATGTCAGGCATATCTAAGAATAAATGAATATGAAAAGGGCGAGGCTGACATTCGGAGAGCACTAAACATTGATCCAAATAACAG AGATGTGAAACTTGAGTACAAACAGTTAAAACAAAAGCAAAGAGAATCTGAGAAACATGAGGCTGAGTTCTTCACCACCATGTTATCAAGGTTGGCTTAG
- the LOC119992809 gene encoding cysteine proteinase inhibitor 6-like, with product MPTIKIPAKFIKRFIGMKSGGVYNCVIPKTPNRINFQQSMPTIKVPAQFIKRFIGMKSGGVYNCLIPKTTNRINFQQSMPTIKVPAQFIKRFIRMQCGGVYDCHGALNSAEIESLARFAVQEFNKKENALLEFARVLKVREQVVAGMMYYLTLEAMDAGKKKIYEAEVWVMPWMNFQELQKFKHAGDGPSFASSDLGAKQGRTR from the exons ATGCCGACCATCAAGATTCCGGCAAAGTTTATCAAGAGGTTCATCGGGATGAAGTCTGGAGGCGTCTACAATTGCGTAATCCCGAAAACCCCAAATCGCATCAACTTTCAACAAAGCATGCCGACGATCAAGGTTCCGGCACAGTTTATCAAGAGGTTCATCGGGATGAAGTCTGGAGGCGTCTACAATTGCCTAATCCCTAAAACCACAAATCGCATCAACTTTCAACAAAGCATGCCGACGATCAAGGTTCCGGCACAGTTTATCAAGAGGTTCATCAGGATGCAGTGTGGAGGCGTCTACGATTGCCACGGCGCTCTAAACAGCGCAGAGATCGAAAGCCTCGCTCGTTTCGCTGTTCAGGAATTCAACAAGAAAGAG AATGCACTGCTCGAGTTTGCAAGGGTCTTAAAGGTCAGAGAGCAGGTGGTTGCTGGTATGATGTACTATCTTACTCTGGAAGCAATGGATGCGGGAAAGAAGAAGATATATGAAGCCGAAGTCTGGGTGATGCCATGGATGAACTTTCAGGAGTTGCAGAAATTCAAGCATGCTGGGGATGGCCCTTCCTTTGCCTCTTCAGACCTTGGTGCTAAACAAG GGAGAACACGTTAA
- the LOC119995319 gene encoding mediator of RNA polymerase II transcription subunit 15a-like, whose protein sequence is MMGDSSGGRTVRIESNTESDDWRAGMTTDMRMEAVNRLYGMLKTKVPVSNTDTLNDIARVALGCEEKLFQKAAKKENYIMGLKRKIDVIERSNYADVRASSSTSGLTQNSELHGAEISCSLHNAFQLSHDFFGKLDGQEDTQLNVSVTQMDTPRILPSQQVAYQQCQQQQLQHQFLKHNAQQQTSCPAHVHHNINKFHVHQQQQHIVPQPSQMQYSEQMILPTPLHGQASGQQSNAILFQQKQQFNQQNNLSLLQNSVFQTNGEYFSGVQNLRNMVGPQSKALNLQLLQHSSQILQHTEVTGLQPKFQQPMQGVKLEQVLGSQKQSFPSHVSMQQKLQTSAALHQPQNVFDQQKLFQSRVFPGVSSASLESMAASEPAKDADYIEQAYQKIQSLKKQYQHHLEYLHEKCKCASQKEMRVDVSDKYKKTMFKLEKIFKFFSMSRVDIIRHPRIVVDRFYHDIKLYLARSVSNSASNQHHVQVTQPTGGQTPTSHLQRDRDLKLQFNTANSALRSTVIGSSSLSATLLENQNLHSNIFNSIPYDSQVEIEQRNATSMLQHELHQNTSGASAESNISRNSRVNAFDSAAKNPAEQPQHLERLVRPQCFQQKKQQVLMQNNHLGIGTGMANPLASKPSNSSDQMLLLRTPTQLHASSLPMFQHSRTPSDLKNLSLLSKARLTLQSATPLAIPSHSSPLNSSSTSVAHAKDPSGVSPLSISEFNAHSQTSDSLAQDMIHNQVDNQSLSIGISDMSASPLPTDITGPDGQQQPRDTNQPIERLIKAVESMSTETLCSAVHDIESVVNVVDMIAETPCGSDTAGAVVDDSVYPTRCNTWVGNSSHRECSFSKKIKRKISVSAWDTMSSFLSEIDGINQQSDLVHDSDSTAVLKPKRQRIEPRHALLDEIRSINQRLIETVIDLDSTEAGEGTIVRCSYNPVALSGYVKPHISSQWSMLPLLLFIPASYPNSSPEIFDGLSTVGESGHGKEAVDDSECNDEDLSMKAKKRFSMSLRKLSAPMSLEDMAMTWDKCARAVLSEYVQHFGGSCFSSIYGSWEDCITAA, encoded by the exons ATGATGGGCGATAGCAGTGGTGGTAGAACGGTGAGGATTGAATCGAACACAGAAAGCGATGACTGGAGGGCAGGAATGACGACCGATATGAGAATGGAAGCCGTGAATAGGCT TTATGGAATGTTGAAGACAAAGGTGCCAGTTTCTAATACAGACACTTTAAATGATATTGCTAGAGTTGCTTTAGGATGTGAAGAGAAACTCTTTCAAAAAGCGGCTAAGAAG GAAAACTATATCATGGGATTAAAAAGAAAGATTGACGTAATAGAGAGATCAAATTATGCTGATGTTCGAGCATCTTCCTCCACTTCAG GTTTAACTCAAAATTCTGAGCTGCATGGTGCTGAGATTAGCTGTAGTTTGCACAATGCATTCCAACTTTCACATGACTTCTTTGGAAAGTTGGATGGACAAGAGGACACACAACTCAATGTTTCTGTCACCCAAATGGACACTCCAAGAATTCTGCCTTCGCAACAAGTGGCTTACCAGCAATGCCAGCAACAGCAGTTACAGCATCAGTTTTTGAAACACAACGCCCAGCAACAAACTAGTTGTCCTGCTCATGTCCATCACAATATCAACAAATTTCATGTCCATCAACAACAGCAACACATTGTCCCCCAGCCAAGTCAGATGCAGTACTCTGAGCAAATGATATTACCAACACCACTACATGGACAGGCATCTGGTCAGCAATCAAATGCTATACTATTTCAGCAGAAGCAACAATTCAACCAGCAAAACAATCTTTCATTGCTGCAGAACTCAGTGTTTCAGACAAATGGTGAATATTTTTCTGGAGTCCAGAATCTGCGAAATATGGTTGGACCACAATCAAAGGCCTTGAACTTGCAATTGCTTCAGCATTCATCCCAAATTCTTCAGCATACAGAAGTTACAGGTTTACAGCCAAAATTCCAGCAACCCATGCAAGGAGTTAAGTTGGAACAGGTTCTGggttctcaaaagcaaagtTTTCCATCACATGTAAGTATGCAGCAAAAACTGCAAACATCTGCTGCCCTGCATCAGCCTCAAAATGTTTTTGATCAGCAGAAGCTGTTTCAGTCGAGAGTTTTCCCTGGGGTTTCATCTG CATCTTTGGAGTCAATGGCAGCCAGTGAACCAGCAAAGGATGCAGATTACATTGAACAGGCCTATCAGAAG ATTCAGTCCTTGAAGAAGCAGTACCAGCACCATTTGGAATATTTACATGAAAAGTGCAAGTGTGCTTCCCAAAAG GAAATGAGGGTGGATGTATCCGATAAGTATAAGAAAACTATGTTCAAATTGGagaaaatttttaaattcttcTCAATGTCCCGAGTTGATATTATTCGACATCCTCGGATAGTGGTTGATCGCTTTTATCACGATATCAAGCTTTACCTTGCTCGTTCGGTCAGTAATTCTGCTTCCAACCAGCACCATGTGCAAGTTACGCAGCCAACTGGTGGTCAAACTCCAACATCTCATCTGCAGCGTGATAGGGACCTGAAACTTCAGTTCAATACAGCAAACTCAGCCTTGAGAAGCACTGTAATTGGTTCATCTTCTCTATCAGCAACACTGTTGGAGAATCAAAATTTGCATTCAAACATCTTCAATTCAATTCCTTATGATTCTCAAGTGGAAATTGAACAAAGGAATGCAACAAGTATGCTGCAGCATGAGTTACACCAAAATACCTCAGGTGCATCAGCAGAGTCTAACATTTCTCGTAATAGCAGAGTGAATGCATTTGATTCTGCTGCAAAAAATCCAGCAGAACAACCACAACACCTCGAAAGGCTTGTTCGGCCACAATGTTTCCAGCAGAAGAAGCAACAAGTGCTGATGCAGAATAACCATTTGGGTATTGGCACAGGAATGGCTAATCCCTTGGCCAGTAAACCTTCAAACAGTTCCGACCAAATGctccttctaagaacacctacTCAACTGCATGCCTCCTCTCTTCCAATGTTTCAGCATTCCCGTACTCCTTCTGACCTGAAAAATTTGTCTCTTCTTTCAAAAGCTAGGTTGACATTGCAATCTGCAACTCCATTAGCAATACCTTCTCATTCTTCCCCACTTAATTCATCTTCTACATCTGTAGCCCATGCAAAGGATCCATCTGGTGTTTCTCCACTATCAATTAGTGAATTTAATGCACATTCCCAGACATCAGATTCATTAGCTCAAGACATGATACATAACCAAGTTGACAATCAGTCCCTTAGCATTGGTATATCAGACATGTCAGCGTCCCCGTTGCCAACAGATATTACTGGCCCTGATGGACAGCAGCAACCACGAGATACAAATCAGCCAATCGAACGATTAATCAAAGCG GTAGAATCGATGTCAACAGAAACATTGTGCTCTGCTGTCCATGACATCGAATCAGTCGTCAATGTGGTTGATATGATAGCCGAAACACCTTGTGGTAGTGACACGGCAGGTGCTGTTGTTGATGATTCAGTGTACCCAACAAGGTGCAACACATGGGTGGGGAACAGTTCACACAGAGAATGCTCATTTTCCAAGAAGATTAAGCGCAAAATAAGTGTATCAGCTTGGGATACCATGTCTTCTTTCCTTAGTGAAATTGATGGCATCAATCAGCAAAGTGATCTGGTACATGACTCGGATTCAACTGCAGTATTGAAGCCAAAGAGACAAAGGATAGAG CCAAGACATGCATTGTTGGATGAGATCAGATCCATTAACCAACGGTTAATTGAAACGGTAATAGACTTGGATTCAACCGAAGCTGGTGAAGGCACCATCGTGAGGTGCTCTTACAACCCTGTGGCTCTCAGTGGATATGTTAAACCTCACATCTCATCACAG TGGTCAATGCTTCCCTTGCTTTTGTTCATTCCTGCGAGTTATCCAAATTCTTCTCCAGAAATCTTTGACGGGTTGAGTACTGTCGGTGAGAG TGGCCATGGTAAGGAGGCTGTAGATGATAGTGAGTGCAATGACGAAGATCTATCAATGAAAGCAAAGAAGAGGTTCAGCATGTCCCTGCGCAAACTCTCGGCGCCCATGTCTCTTGAAGACATGGCAATGACTTGGGATAAATGTGCTCGTGCTGTGTTATCTGAGTATGTGCAGCATTTTGGAGGAAGTTGCTTCAGTTCAATATACGGATCGTGGGAAGATTGCATAACTGCTGcatga
- the LOC119995621 gene encoding uncharacterized protein LOC119995621 produces the protein MVLEVVASQDLWIWHSFFGMPGSYNDISVLDHSSLFDRFIQCQTPNISYEEAARKDVERAFGVLQSKWAITQDPVRFWDEETVTNIMNCCIILHTMIIEDERHLNIEPWQPVLGEVMPSDLLEHDEGLLGCFISSRMQQVRDRSVNGRLRNDLMIHLWNNFGGETAHM, from the exons ATGGTGCTAGAGGTTGTTGCATCTCAAGATCTTTGGATATGGCATTCTTTCTTCGGTATGCCTGGATCGTACAATGATATATCCGTTCTTGACCACTCGTCGCTTTTCGACAGGTTCATTCAATGTCAAACACCAAACATTTCGTACGAA GAAGCGGCAAGAAAGGATGTCGAAAGAGCTTTCGGTGTGTTGCAATCAAAATGGGCAATAACTCAGGATCCGGTTCGATTTTGGGATGAAGAAACTGTCACAAATATTATGAACTGTTGCATTATTCTTCATACTATGATCATCGAAGATGAGCGGCATTTGAATATCGAACCATGGCAGCCTGTTCTCGGTGAAGTAATGCCATCCGACCTACTTGAGCATGATGAAGGGCTGCTGGGATGTTTCATATCTTCACGCATGCAGCAAGTTCGTGATAGGTCCGTCAATGGTAGGCTTCGAAATGACCTTATGATCCATCTTTGGAATAATTTTGGTGGAGAGACTGCCCATATGTAA
- the LOC119995276 gene encoding WAT1-related protein At5g07050-like, whose product MEGKLGSFGSFIQRCKPYIAMISLQFGYAGMNIITKVSLNRGMSHYVLVVYRHAFATAAIAPFALVLERKVRPKITFPIFMQMFVLGLLGPVIDQNFYYAGLKFTSPTFSCAMSNMLPAMTFVMAVLCRMEILDMKKLRCQAKVVGTVVTVAGAMLMTLYKGQVINFFWTEHIHVHSSSAPNTTGSTDKDWLKGSILLIIATFAWASFFVLQAVTMKRYSAHLSLTSLVCFLGTLQSIAVTFVMEHEPNAWTIGWDMNLLAAAYAGIVSSGIAYYVQGLVMQKRGPVFATAFSPLMMIIVAIMGSFILAEKIYVGGILGAALIVVGLYSVLWGKYKEYQEKEEETIPEAIRMATIMETDDIEMQRRKETSVVAVSVPMPQPPMTARETPKP is encoded by the exons atggaGGGAAAATTAGGAAGCTTTGGGAGCTTTATTCAGAGATGTAAGCCATACATAGCTATGATTTCTCTCCAGTTTGGTTATGCTGGAATGAATATCATCACCAAAGTGTCCCTAAACAGAGGCATGAGTCACTATGTGCTTGTTGTTTACAGGCATGCCTTTGCCACTGCCGCTATTGCTCCCTTTGCACTTGTCCTGgagag GAAAGTGAGGCCTAAGATTACATTCCCAATTTTCATGCAAATGTTTGTTCTGGGTCTTCTTGGTCCTGTGATTGATCAAAACTTCTACTACGCCGGACTCAAATTCACATCGCCCACTTTTTCTTGCGCCATGAGTAACATGCTGCCTGCAATGACGTTTGTCATGGCAGTTCTCTGCAG GATGGAGATTTTGGacatgaagaaattgagatgcCAAGCGAAGGTAGTGGGAACGGTGGTGACGGTGGCGGGGGCTATGTTGATGACATTGTACAAGGGTCAAGTGATCAACTTCTTTTGGACCGAGCACATCCATGTTCACAGTTCCTCTGCTCCTAACACTACTGGTTCTACTGATAAAGACTGGCTTAAGGGCTCAATTCTGCTCATAATTGCTACTTTTGCCTGGGCTTCCTTCTTCGTTCTTCAGGCAGTGACTATGAAGAGATACTCAGCTCATCTTTCACTCACATCACTTGTGTGTTTCCTGGGGACTCTGCAATCTATTGCTGTCACATTTGTCATGGAACACGAGCCTAATGCTTGGACTATTGGATGGGACATGAACCTTCTTGCTGCTGCATATGCT GGTATAGTGTCATCAGGCATTGCTTACTATGTACAAGGGCTGGTGATGCAGAAAAGAGGGCCTGTTTTTGCCACAGCTTTTAGTCCTCTAATGATGATCATTGTGGCAATCATGGGTTCCTTTATTTTGGCTGAAAAGATCTATGTTGGagg GATTCTTGGGGCTGCGCTGATTGTGGTAGGGCTATACTCTGTTTTGTGGGGAAAGTACAAAGAAtaccaagaaaaagaagaagagacaaTCCCAGAAGCAATCAGAATGGCTACCATCATGGAAACAGATGATATTGAGAtgcaaagaaggaaagaaactaGTGTGGTTGCTGTTAGTGTTCCAATGCCACAGCCACCCATGACTGCTAGGGAAACACCAAAACCCTAG